In the genome of Alphaproteobacteria bacterium, the window CAAGCCGAAGAAATAGTCCCACCGCAACAGGATGCGGGGCGGACAATAAGAATTTACCGCCATTTGTTCATTTCGCCTAACAACCACATCGCCCAATCATATTCTTGGTTGTATCGGCAGCGAGTTTTTATCTAAAAAATATTTTCTATTAAGATTTTCCGAACCTATTGCTTTTCCAAAAAATCGGTGCAATATGATTGCATCGATATAAAATATACAACCAATTAAATGTGGCATAAATGTGGAATTGCCCCGGCGAAGGTATTCATTCAAAAAGGAATCAAGATGAATAAAATATGGTTGGGCGGCAGCAATATTATCTTTCTGGCGGCCATTATTGCGCGCCTGTTCATAAGTGCATCAATCGAAGAGCAAACTGATATCGCACAGGCAATAGAATTTTATGGCTTTTGGGGGATGGGAATCTTGCCGTTCAATATAATTTTAAGCGCCGCATTAATAGCGTTTTATCGTTCAATCATAAAGAAGCCCATAATGAACAAAGATTATATTTTCACGGTTTGGAATTTTACCGGTTTGATTGGATGGTTCGCAATTTTTGCTATTATTCCGTTGATGAAGATTTCTACTATTGGTTAATTTTTGCGATTACTTCTTATCAATACGAATAAATCCAGTGCGGTTGATTTTTTCAAGGCGCCGCATGGCGGCATCGTAATCGCGTTTGGATGTGCCCGGCAATTCCATCACGACAGTGCCGGTATCATCCAAAATACGAATGGTCAAAATTTCATCAAAAAAATATCTTGGTTTTTTCCGGCGCGGCCCCATGGCAAACTCCCACAAAAGGATTGGTGACCGGGAGTTTCAAACTGTACAGAGACAGCGCGACATTCTTTAGCCGAAGCCTGGACATGCAATGCCGCCTCCCGGCCATAATGAGGCCAGAGGCAGACATCGAATTTCGCTCGATGCAAGTTTACGCTCTGTAACGGGTTTGAACGCCCGGAGAACCGTTTGGTTCTGATGGCATTATAGGGGGAGGGATGGGGGATGCAAGAAACTATTTGATGTCAAGTAGAATTGTCATCCCGAGCGTATGCGAGGGATCTACAGATATAGGAACTATTATACCTGAAGATTCCTCACTTTGTTCGGAATGACAAAGAATGAAACCGACCCATTACATTCATTTTCTTTTAAACCCGTCTATAACCCAAGGAATTCCTATATAGAAAAATGGAATTATAATGACTGGCACTACTGCGATTAAAATAGCTGTCAGATGCACTTCCCATGACCAGGGAATATCAGCAAATAATGAGAAATCTTCATAGGCTTGTCGTTCTTTATAATAGTAATACAAAGAAGCGCTCAGCGGCATATATAGCAATGAAGTAAACACCCATAACCTAAATATTCCTTGGTGTATTTTCATAAAAATTCTCTACGCTTAAGTTCTATCTAAGCCGCCAATAATTTCTCCGTCGGGGCGTATTTCAATCCTAAATCTTTGGCTACGGCTTCGAACGTAATTTCACCCAGGCATACGTTCAATCCATTTGCCAAATGCGGATTATCGCTTAGGGCTTTGCGCCAACCTTTTTGCGCAATCGCGGTTACGAACGGCAAGGTTGCGTTGTTTAACGCAAACGCCGATGTGCGCGGCACGCCGCCGGGCATATTCGTAACGCAATAATGGATTACGTCATTCACCTTGTACACCGGATCCGAATGGGTGGTTGGGCGCGATGTTTCGAAACATCCGCCTTGGTCGATGGCGACATCGACCAATACCGAACCCGGGATCATATTTTCGACCATTTTTTTGGTGACCAATCTTGGGGCCGCTGCGCCTGGAATCAACACGCCGCCGATTACCAAATGCGCGGTACGCACTTGTTCTTCGATATTATCGGCCGTTGAATAAATTGTGGTCAAGCGCGATCCGAATTGCATATCCAATTCATTCAATCGTTTGATCGAACGGTCAACAACGGTTACCCGCGCGCCAAGCCCGATCGCCATGCGGATCGAATTGGTGCCAACAACGCCGCCGCCCAACACGACAACTTTTGCCGCTTGAACGCCGGGAACGCCGCCCAATAAAATACCGGCGCCGCCTTGTTCTTTTTCCAAATACCGCGCGCCGACTTGTACGGCCATGCGGCCCGCAACTTCGGACATCGGGGCGAGAAGGGGCAATCGCCCTTCGGCATCCGTCACGGTTTCATACGCAATCGCGACGCATTTCGATTTCATCAAGCCTTCGGCTTGTTGTTTGTCGGCCGCAAGGTGCAGATAGGTGAATAAAATCTGCCCTTCGCGCAACATTTCACATTCTTTGGGCTGTGGTTCTTTGACCTTTACGATCATGTCTGCGGTTTTGAAAACCTCCGCGGCGGTTGGCAAAATTTTGGCACCCGCAGCAGTGTAATCGGAATCCGGGCAACCAATGCCTTCGCCGGCTTTGGTTTCAATGAATACTTCGTGGCCGCGCACGATCAATTCGCGCACGCTGGGCGGAGTCAATCCGACACGGTATTCGTGGGTTTTAATTTCTTTGGGTACACCGATTTTCATGCGAACGCTCCGGTTAATGGGGATTGGCGAGTTGGTTGGGTTCATGGCACATCCACCTTTGTTGTTTGGTTTGCCTCGCCCCCTTCATGCTAAAATTTACGGTATTATACAAAGGGTTTGCCATGCGGTGCAGCATTTTATTTCGCTCGGCAATGTTGGGGACAGGTTGCAGTAAAGCATAAGATGGTAAATTAACCTTTAACGGCTACATAAATATAGTTTGGAAAAAATGGTTAATAACTAGTTAAATCAAAGACTTACTAACCTTTCGGTAATAGTTAACACGTATCCTGGTTCTATAACAACGACAAAACAGGGTACGGCTTTGCTACAATTGCTACAAAAACATTCCAGACGGAATTTTATGGCCAAATTGGGCGGTATGTCCGCCTCGGCTTTTTTAATGGCCAAAGCGCCAACAGCACTCGCCGATACATTCGCCGGCACTTTCGATAACGTATCGACCAAACCATCGCATCACAGCAAAATTTTAGACAGTTCGGAATTGGGTGTCGGCGAGCCAAGCAAATACATTCCCAAAGCATCCATTTTAAAAGCCGCATTCAACCGTCCGGACAGCAGCGCTTCGCCAATCCAAGCCTGGATTCAATTGTTGACGTCATTGAAAGACGCCGATGCTGAAACGCAAATCGCCGCCGTGCACGGATTTTTCAATCAAGTGCGGTATGTCGGCGAACAAGGCCAAGATGTTTGGAAATTGCCGGCACAGTTTTTATGCGAAGGCGGCGATTGCGAAGATTTCGCGATCGCTAAATTTGTCAGCCTGAGATTGCTCGGTTTTCACAAAGATCGCATCAGATTGGTATTTGTCGAAAATACCTTGACCGGCGCGGATCATGCCGTTACCGCCGTTCAATATAATGATAAAACTTATATATTGGACAATAACTTAGCCAATGTAACTTTAAGCGATAAATTAGGCCATTATAATCCCGTTTGCTCGTTCGATGAAAAACGCCTTTGGTTGCACTGGAAATCAGGAAATACAGGCGGTTCCGTGGCCTCGCTGCAACAACGTTTGTCCAAGCAAAGCTAATAATATCCCCTTCAAAACAAAAATAACTTTCCAAGCATGCCAAACATGCTACATAGTATCTTTACGAAAATAACAAGATACAATGGAGTGAATGATGAGCAAGCTTTTAAAATTCTCGACCGCTTTGACCGCGATTATGATCGCGAGCGCTGCCGCCCATGCGGATAGCTTGCCACAAGCCGTGCAAAAAACACTAAACACCAACCCGGATATGATTATCGTTCTAAGCGATCGTGAAATCGCGGACACGGAACGCCGCGATGCGCTGGGCGGCTTGTTTCCAAGTATCGATATCAACGCCAATTCCGGGGTGCAATCCACCGACAGCCCAAGCACGCGTTCTTCGGCGGCTGCCGTAGGCGATGGCAATTCCGAACCGGATTTATTCCAAAACGAAGCGACGATCACGTTGCGCCAATTGTTGTTCGATGGTCTTGGCACTTGGGCGGAAGTTAACCGCCGCGAAGCCTTGGTGACCTCGGCGGAAAACAAAGTATTCGATCGCGCCGAAGGTTTGGCCGTCGATACGTCCGAAGCGTACTTGGAAGTTTTGCGCCGCAACCGTTTATTGTCGATTGCTCAAGAAAATTTGGGCACGCATACAAAATACCGCGACATGGTGAATAAACGTTCCGAAGGCGGCGGCGGCACTGTCGCCGATTTACGCCAGGCGGAATCGCGTTACGGCGCATCGGAAACCACCGTGGCTCAATTAAAAGGATCTTTGGCCGATGCCGAAGCTTCGTATCAACGTCTGGTTGGCGAAGTGCCTGACAATTTGGCGCGTCCCGATTTCGATTTTGGCTCCTTGCCGGCGGATGTTGCCAGCGCGGTAGCACAGACATTGCAAACCAATCCGGCGATTTT includes:
- the ald gene encoding alanine dehydrogenase translates to MKIGVPKEIKTHEYRVGLTPPSVRELIVRGHEVFIETKAGEGIGCPDSDYTAAGAKILPTAAEVFKTADMIVKVKEPQPKECEMLREGQILFTYLHLAADKQQAEGLMKSKCVAIAYETVTDAEGRLPLLAPMSEVAGRMAVQVGARYLEKEQGGAGILLGGVPGVQAAKVVVLGGGVVGTNSIRMAIGLGARVTVVDRSIKRLNELDMQFGSRLTTIYSTADNIEEQVRTAHLVIGGVLIPGAAAPRLVTKKMVENMIPGSVLVDVAIDQGGCFETSRPTTHSDPVYKVNDVIHYCVTNMPGGVPRTSAFALNNATLPFVTAIAQKGWRKALSDNPHLANGLNVCLGEITFEAVAKDLGLKYAPTEKLLAA